The Euphorbia lathyris chromosome 3, ddEupLath1.1, whole genome shotgun sequence genome contains a region encoding:
- the LOC136224318 gene encoding vacuolar protein sorting-associated protein 36 isoform X1, with product MAGNNNFFPSVSLTSSGRPVLLPNEVECQLLSSVDLEFEDAQSNSLNFPSLKSGLLILTTHRLLWLPSTSIPVPNSDAIAIHLSLVTHIFSNKKSIKSIFHSPRIRFQVSLNSKSVVVTVVARGKGDSDGFLSKFWESWRGRVWEADTVSSNSSGPVTASIPGTSSSSGGLYSSDGSVRMVGVAGILRKEQEIWESTDKSLQDAFQDLSALMTNAKDMVILAEKMRQKLLSGSSSQGSAGTDEEMGSKDEMQDLLLSVGIISPVTKESAGALYHQQLCRQLADFVRKPLEKHGGMMNLIDVYCLFNRARGTELISPDDLLQACTLWEKFDVYVGYYLSIMLRKFDSGVMVIQNKSHSDEEVFARIKTLVTKPDALQAGITAGDAAMTLGIAPAMAKEHLLNAESKGILCRDISVDGFRFYVNIFPEIDFNDIHLVKDHSIYSVWIRATSTS from the exons ATGGCCGGCAACAACAATTTCTTCCCATCAGTATCCCTCACCAGCAGCGGCCGTCCGGTGCTCCTCCCTAATGAGGTGGAATGCCAGCTACTTTCCTCTGTGGACCTTGAATTTGAGGACGCCCAGTCGAATTCGCTCAATTTTCCTTCCCTCAAATCAGGTCTTCTCATTCTCACCACTCACCGTCTCTTATGGCTCCCATCTACTTCCATCCCCGTCCCCAATTCCGATGCAATTGCTATCCATCTCTCCCTCGTCACTCATATATTCTCCAACAAAAAATCCATCAAATCGATTTTCCACTCTCCCCGTATTCGGTTCCAGGTCTCCTTGAATTCCAAGAGTGTGGTAGTTACAGTCGTGGCCAGAGGGAAAGGGGACTCCGATGGGTTTTTGTCCAAGTTTTGGGAGAGCTGGAGGGGAAGGGTTTGGGAAGCTGATACTGTGAGTTCCAATTCCAGTGGGCCAGTGACAGCTTCAATTCCGGGAACAAGCTCTTCTTCAGGTGGATTATATTCAAGTGATGGGTCTGTAAGAATGGTAGGAGTAGCAGGAATACTCAGGAAGGAGCAGGAGATATGGGAGAGTACGGACAAGAGCTTGCAGGATGCTTTCCAAGACTTGAGTGCACTTATG ACCAATGCTAAAGATATGGTAATACTAGCAGAGAAAATGAGGCAGAAGCTCTTATCAGGTTCCAGTTCTCAAGGTAGTGCGGGTACGGATGAGGAAATGGGTTCCAAAGACGAGATGCAAGATTTGTTGTTGAGTGTTGGTATCATATCTCCTGTAACAAAAGAGTCTGCTGGGGCCCTGTATCATCAGCAATTATGTCGACAg TTGGCAGATTTTGTCAGAAAACCATTAGAGAAACATGGAGGAATGATGAATCTTATAGATGTCTATTGTTTATTTAATCGTGCTCGGGGCACAG AGTTGATCTCACCTGATGATCTGTTGCAAGCATGTACCCTGTGGGAGAAATTCGATGTGTACGTGGGTTACTATCTTTCAA TCATGCTTCGAAAATTCGATAGCGGAGTCATGGTCATCCAGAACAAGTCCCATAGTGATGAGGAG GTTTTTGCTCGAATCAAAACCCTAGTCACAAAACCCGATGCCCTCCAAGCTGGAATAACTGCTGGTGATGCTGCTATGACATTGGGTATTGCACCAGCTATGGCTAAGGAGCATCTTCTAAATGCTGAGAGCAAAG GTATACTGTGCAGAGATATTAGCGTTGATGGCTTTCGCTTTTATGTCAACATCTTCCCTGAGattgattttaatgatattcaCTT AGTAAAAGATCATAGCATTTATTCTGTATGGATTAGAGCTACATCTACTTCATAA
- the LOC136224318 gene encoding vacuolar protein sorting-associated protein 36 isoform X2, whose protein sequence is MAGNNNFFPSVSLTSSGRPVLLPNEVECQLLSSVDLEFEDAQSNSLNFPSLKSGLLILTTHRLLWLPSTSIPVPNSDAIAIHLSLVTHIFSNKKSIKSIFHSPRIRFQVSLNSKSVVVTVVARGKGDSDGFLSKFWESWRGRVWEADTVSSNSSGPVTASIPGTSSSSGGLYSSDGSVRMVGVAGILRKEQEIWESTDKSLQDAFQDLSALMTNAKDMVILAEKMRQKLLSGSSSQGSAGTDEEMGSKDEMQDLLLSVGIISPVTKESAGALYHQQLCRQLADFVRKPLEKHGGMMNLIDVYCLFNRARGTELISPDDLLQACTLWEKFDVPVMLRKFDSGVMVIQNKSHSDEEVFARIKTLVTKPDALQAGITAGDAAMTLGIAPAMAKEHLLNAESKGILCRDISVDGFRFYVNIFPEIDFNDIHLVKDHSIYSVWIRATSTS, encoded by the exons ATGGCCGGCAACAACAATTTCTTCCCATCAGTATCCCTCACCAGCAGCGGCCGTCCGGTGCTCCTCCCTAATGAGGTGGAATGCCAGCTACTTTCCTCTGTGGACCTTGAATTTGAGGACGCCCAGTCGAATTCGCTCAATTTTCCTTCCCTCAAATCAGGTCTTCTCATTCTCACCACTCACCGTCTCTTATGGCTCCCATCTACTTCCATCCCCGTCCCCAATTCCGATGCAATTGCTATCCATCTCTCCCTCGTCACTCATATATTCTCCAACAAAAAATCCATCAAATCGATTTTCCACTCTCCCCGTATTCGGTTCCAGGTCTCCTTGAATTCCAAGAGTGTGGTAGTTACAGTCGTGGCCAGAGGGAAAGGGGACTCCGATGGGTTTTTGTCCAAGTTTTGGGAGAGCTGGAGGGGAAGGGTTTGGGAAGCTGATACTGTGAGTTCCAATTCCAGTGGGCCAGTGACAGCTTCAATTCCGGGAACAAGCTCTTCTTCAGGTGGATTATATTCAAGTGATGGGTCTGTAAGAATGGTAGGAGTAGCAGGAATACTCAGGAAGGAGCAGGAGATATGGGAGAGTACGGACAAGAGCTTGCAGGATGCTTTCCAAGACTTGAGTGCACTTATG ACCAATGCTAAAGATATGGTAATACTAGCAGAGAAAATGAGGCAGAAGCTCTTATCAGGTTCCAGTTCTCAAGGTAGTGCGGGTACGGATGAGGAAATGGGTTCCAAAGACGAGATGCAAGATTTGTTGTTGAGTGTTGGTATCATATCTCCTGTAACAAAAGAGTCTGCTGGGGCCCTGTATCATCAGCAATTATGTCGACAg TTGGCAGATTTTGTCAGAAAACCATTAGAGAAACATGGAGGAATGATGAATCTTATAGATGTCTATTGTTTATTTAATCGTGCTCGGGGCACAG AGTTGATCTCACCTGATGATCTGTTGCAAGCATGTACCCTGTGGGAGAAATTCGATGT ACCAGTCATGCTTCGAAAATTCGATAGCGGAGTCATGGTCATCCAGAACAAGTCCCATAGTGATGAGGAG GTTTTTGCTCGAATCAAAACCCTAGTCACAAAACCCGATGCCCTCCAAGCTGGAATAACTGCTGGTGATGCTGCTATGACATTGGGTATTGCACCAGCTATGGCTAAGGAGCATCTTCTAAATGCTGAGAGCAAAG GTATACTGTGCAGAGATATTAGCGTTGATGGCTTTCGCTTTTATGTCAACATCTTCCCTGAGattgattttaatgatattcaCTT AGTAAAAGATCATAGCATTTATTCTGTATGGATTAGAGCTACATCTACTTCATAA